A single Candidatus Chlorobium masyuteum DNA region contains:
- a CDS encoding SDR family NAD(P)-dependent oxidoreductase, with product MRLKGKISLITGAAGGIGRAAALCFSAEGAIVIASDINTAGCDETLALLELAGGTGMSVRADMLHEEEICELYGRILERYGKIDIVVNIAGGDCEPAADVTGIDFLKMSANLDLNLKSCIISCREAARMMKSQASGRIVNMSSIVYRGSPNQFSYSAAKGGIYAFTRSLAMSLGEYGITVNALAPALVEVPAFVAALGQERWEMLKRECAMRYPLGRVATPEDVARCALFLASDDAAFITGQIIEISGGARL from the coding sequence ATGCGGCTGAAAGGGAAAATTTCGCTCATAACCGGTGCAGCAGGGGGAATCGGAAGGGCGGCAGCACTCTGTTTCTCCGCAGAAGGAGCCATTGTGATTGCCTCCGATATCAACACGGCCGGATGCGATGAAACACTTGCTCTTCTTGAACTTGCCGGCGGAACAGGGATGTCGGTGAGGGCCGATATGCTGCATGAGGAGGAGATTTGCGAACTCTACGGCAGGATTCTGGAACGCTATGGGAAAATCGATATTGTGGTCAACATTGCCGGAGGGGACTGTGAGCCTGCGGCTGATGTTACCGGAATTGATTTCCTGAAGATGAGTGCCAATCTTGACCTGAACCTGAAGTCCTGCATCATCTCCTGCCGGGAAGCCGCCCGCATGATGAAGAGTCAGGCTTCCGGCCGGATCGTGAATATGAGTTCGATCGTATACCGTGGAAGTCCGAATCAGTTCTCCTACTCTGCGGCCAAGGGAGGGATCTATGCCTTTACCCGTTCGCTTGCCATGTCGCTCGGAGAGTACGGCATAACCGTCAATGCGCTTGCTCCAGCCCTTGTCGAGGTGCCTGCCTTTGTTGCGGCTCTCGGGCAGGAACGCTGGGAGATGCTCAAGAGGGAGTGTGCAATGCGTTACCCGCTCGGCCGGGTTGCAACGCCGGAAGATGTTGCCCGCTGTGCGCTTTTTCTTGCCTCCGATGACGCCGCATTTATTACCGGCCAGATCATCGAGATTTCCGGAGGTGCGAGACTCTGA